A genomic region of Oncorhynchus mykiss isolate Arlee chromosome 2, USDA_OmykA_1.1, whole genome shotgun sequence contains the following coding sequences:
- the LOC110487180 gene encoding induced myeloid leukemia cell differentiation protein Mcl-1 homolog → MSLSKSIARATTTMLHFQNGGSSYLADDASPLYYFDGAVCAAASPKSKVDLGNGTGDTPPRPTTLGVNVVKSNVLDNHLSDRSNNDDSLPCTPQMASECGPELSNCPSGDEVLEHDIRQLIENFLGDYTGLSQPRWKQSKPLTTMKRVVEDVIAKHRYAYKGMVVKLDLDDRCDDMSVVNSVAKTMFSDGITNWGRIASLVAFGAVVSQHLKESGRGHCVDLVGQEIATYLLSDQRDWLVKNNAWDGFVEFFHVQDPESSVRNTLLAFAGVAGIGATLAMLIR, encoded by the exons ATGAGTCTGTCGAAGTCGATTGCACGAGCCACAACTACGATGTTGCATTTTCAAAATGGAGGATCTTCGTACCTAGCTGATGATGCTAGCCCTTTGTACTATTTCGACGGGGCCGTATGTGCTGCGGCGTCACCGAAGTCTAAAGTGGACTTGGGAAATGGGACCGGCGATACTCCACCACGACCCACGACGTTAGGAGTGAATGTCGTGAAAAGCAACGTCCTCGATAATCATTTGTCAGACCGAAGCAACAATGACGATTCTTTGCCCTGCACTCCTCAGATGGCGTCAGAATGTGGGCCTGAACTATCGAATTGTCCATCGGGCGATGAAGTATTGGAACATGATATCAGACAACTCATTGAGAATTTTTTGGGGGACTACACAGGACTGTCTCAGCCTCGATGGAAGCAAAGCAAGCCTCTTACGACCATGAAGCGAGTGGTGGAGGACGTAATAGCAAAGCACCGATATGCATACAAGG gtATGGTCGTCAAACTTGACCTGGATGATCGATGCGATGACATGAGCGTCGTCAATTCTGTGGCCAAGACCATGTTCAGTGATGGGATCACGAACTGGGGTCGCATCGCCAGCCTGGTGGCATTTGGCGCAGTGGTGAGCCAGCACCTGAAGGAGAGTGGCAGGGGACACTGCGTTGATTTGGTGGGCCAAGAGATTGCCACATACCTCCTCTCTGACCAAAGGGACTGGCTGGTCAAAAACAATGCTTGG GATGGATTTGTAGAGTTCTTTCATGTTCAAGATCCTGAGTCCTCGGTAAGGAACACCCTCCTAGCCTTTGCTGGAGTTGCTGGGATTGGGGCAACACTTGCCATGTTGATCAGGTGA
- the ensab gene encoding endosulfine alpha b, whose translation MSSENLSDTPMEYEDEKQDSQEKNANLVKGEEVKLKAKYPGLGQKPGGSDFLMKRLQKGQKYFDSGDYNMAKAKMKNKQLPVAGPDKNLVTGDHIPTPQDLPQRRSSLVTSKLAG comes from the exons ATGTCGTCCGAAAATCTATCAGATACTCCGATGGAATATGAGGATGAAAAACAG GACTCTCAGGAAAAGAATGCCAACCTTGTGAAGGGTGAAGAGGTCAAGCTGAAGGCCAAGTATCCCGGCCTGGGCCAAAAGCCTGGAGGCTCCGACTTCCTCATGAAGAGGCTACAGAAAGGG CAAAAATACTTTGACTCAGGTGACTACAACATGGCCAAGGCCAAGATGAAGAACAAACAGCTGCCCGTGGCAGGCCCTGACAAGAACCTCGTCACAGGGGACCACATTCCCACGCCACAGGACCTGCCCCAGAGGAGGTCCTCCTTGGTGACCAGCAAACTAGCAGGCTAG